In a single window of the Mesorhizobium shangrilense genome:
- a CDS encoding sensor histidine kinase — protein sequence MNAPDKTIVDRRKPHRNSEVARAVRKTREQLSQRVGNPVFDRELIKIHARSIMRGAGVLPLLVLIVAVAGMVSGARDQMLAWALVSVACYSCLFVVARRVDATEVASIDAAATRRLFLIVHFISGLGWAYLAFITCDACQSQLFPVTKGTLLLVGIAATALVASSLPGALAVTFVVPVAVYTLLTANFAALSQAMMAIVLILSIPFFSYIAALLNKSSLLLLTFRSENDGLIAELETAKAVSDEARRRAEESNLAKSRFLATMSHELRTPLNAILGFSEVMAKEVLGPIENGTYREYARDIHDSGQHLLALINEILDLSRIEAGKYQLNAEPLSLAAVVEECCHMVELKARHKDLTLITEFESTLARVFADERSVRQITLNLLSNAIKFSPKGGEILVRVGWTAGAGQYVSVKDNGPGIPPDEIPVVLSAFGQGSVAIKAAEEGTGLGLPIVQGLLAMHGGEFILESELRGGTEAIAIFPSSRVMEELPAIPTEAAAKPARSQRRALAS from the coding sequence GTGAACGCGCCAGACAAGACCATTGTGGACCGCAGAAAGCCTCACCGCAACAGTGAGGTGGCACGGGCTGTGCGCAAGACGCGTGAACAGTTGTCGCAACGCGTGGGCAATCCGGTCTTCGACCGCGAACTGATCAAGATCCATGCACGCAGCATCATGCGGGGCGCAGGCGTGCTGCCGCTTCTGGTGCTGATCGTCGCTGTCGCCGGCATGGTGAGCGGCGCACGGGACCAAATGCTGGCCTGGGCGCTGGTGTCGGTGGCGTGCTATTCCTGCCTCTTCGTCGTCGCGCGGCGCGTCGACGCCACCGAAGTCGCCTCGATCGACGCCGCCGCCACGCGCCGTCTGTTCCTGATCGTCCATTTCATTAGCGGGCTGGGCTGGGCCTATCTGGCGTTCATCACCTGCGATGCGTGCCAGTCGCAGCTTTTCCCGGTGACGAAGGGCACGCTGCTGCTGGTGGGAATCGCAGCGACCGCCCTCGTCGCCTCTTCCCTGCCCGGCGCCCTCGCCGTCACCTTCGTTGTCCCGGTCGCGGTCTACACGCTGCTCACCGCCAATTTTGCCGCGCTCAGCCAGGCGATGATGGCGATCGTTCTGATCCTGTCGATCCCCTTCTTCTCCTACATCGCCGCGTTGCTGAACAAATCCTCGCTGCTGCTGCTGACCTTCCGGTCGGAAAACGACGGGCTGATCGCCGAGTTGGAGACGGCCAAGGCAGTATCGGACGAGGCCCGTCGGCGGGCGGAGGAATCCAACCTCGCCAAATCACGCTTCCTGGCCACGATGAGCCACGAACTGCGCACGCCGCTGAACGCCATCCTGGGCTTCTCCGAGGTGATGGCGAAGGAAGTTTTGGGGCCCATTGAGAACGGAACGTATCGCGAATATGCGCGCGACATCCACGATTCCGGCCAGCACCTGCTGGCACTCATCAACGAGATCCTCGATCTGTCGCGAATCGAGGCGGGCAAGTACCAGCTCAATGCGGAGCCGCTCAGCCTTGCCGCCGTCGTCGAGGAGTGCTGCCACATGGTCGAGCTCAAGGCGCGCCACAAGGACCTGACGCTGATCACCGAGTTCGAATCGACGCTCGCACGCGTATTCGCGGACGAGCGCTCGGTGCGGCAGATCACGCTCAACCTCCTGTCGAACGCCATCAAGTTCAGTCCCAAGGGCGGAGAGATCCTCGTCCGGGTCGGCTGGACGGCCGGCGCAGGTCAGTATGTTTCGGTGAAGGACAACGGCCCCGGCATCCCGCCGGACGAAATCCCGGTGGTTCTCTCGGCTTTCGGACAGGGTTCGGTCGCCATCAAGGCCGCCGAGGAAGGCACGGGCCTCGGCCTGCCGATCGTCCAGGGCCTGCTTGCCATGCACGGTGGCGAATTCATCCTGGAATCCGAGCTGCGCGGCGGCACCGAGGCGATCGCCATCTTCCCGTCGTCGCGCGTGATGGAGGAGCTTCCCGCCATACCCACAGAGGCAGCAGCGAAGCCGGCAAGGTCGCAGCGCCGCGCCCTGGCGTCCTGA
- a CDS encoding nicotinate-nucleotide--dimethylbenzimidazole phosphoribosyltransferase: protein MTTALPFDDFRSLLDNLPGADTAGAERVRDMFKRRGVSRSLAPIVELAAWLGAWSGRPPAVTRPVVAIFAGTHGVTQREVSPRPASPTQEAVEMLAAGGAAVNQVCLAHDLGLKVFDLALDLPTEDISVEAALDEKGCAATMAFGMEAIAGGMDLVCVGDLANGNSTVAAALFAATLGGKGADWAAAEHGVDQATAVGRIDAALALHGAHLRDPFEALRRVGGREFAAIAGAILAARMEKIPVIIDGFAATAAAAVLHRANPGALDHCRLACLSNEPSHLRAAERLGLRPILGLPFGEPGVGGGLAAGVVKAAALTYSGMAAALT from the coding sequence ATGACGACCGCACTGCCTTTCGACGATTTCCGCTCCCTGCTCGACAATCTGCCCGGCGCCGATACGGCTGGGGCCGAGCGCGTGCGCGACATGTTCAAGCGGCGGGGCGTATCCCGCTCGCTCGCTCCGATCGTCGAGCTTGCCGCCTGGCTGGGCGCCTGGAGCGGCAGGCCTCCCGCAGTCACACGGCCGGTCGTCGCAATCTTCGCCGGCACGCATGGCGTGACGCAGCGCGAGGTTTCGCCGCGCCCCGCATCGCCGACCCAGGAAGCCGTCGAGATGCTTGCGGCCGGCGGCGCGGCCGTCAATCAGGTCTGCCTTGCGCATGATCTCGGTCTGAAGGTGTTCGACCTGGCGCTCGACCTGCCGACCGAGGACATCAGCGTCGAGGCTGCGCTCGATGAGAAGGGCTGCGCCGCGACCATGGCGTTTGGCATGGAAGCCATCGCCGGCGGCATGGATCTGGTATGCGTCGGAGATCTGGCGAACGGCAATTCCACCGTTGCGGCGGCGCTGTTCGCCGCGACGCTGGGCGGCAAGGGCGCGGACTGGGCCGCAGCCGAACACGGCGTCGATCAGGCGACGGCAGTCGGCCGCATCGACGCCGCGCTGGCGCTGCACGGCGCACATCTGAGGGATCCGTTCGAGGCGTTGCGCCGCGTCGGCGGGCGGGAGTTTGCGGCGATTGCCGGGGCGATCCTGGCGGCGCGGATGGAAAAGATTCCGGTCATCATCGACGGCTTCGCTGCCACTGCCGCCGCTGCCGTGCTCCATCGCGCCAATCCTGGTGCGCTAGACCATTGCCGCCTTGCGTGTCTTTCGAACGAGCCGTCGCACCTCCGCGCTGCGGAGCGTCTGGGCCTGCGCCCGATTCTCGGGCTGCCGTTCGGCGAGCCGGGTGTCGGGGGAGGGCTGGCGGCCGGTGTCGTCAAGGCCGCGGCGCTGACCTACTCGGGGATGGCAGCGGCGCTGACGTAG
- a CDS encoding DUF1289 domain-containing protein, with translation MSLIESPCILVCSIDMKTGYCFGCGRTRDEISGWIAMTPETRRAVMAELPARLQTVERPPRRETRRTRMARERSEQS, from the coding sequence ATGTCGCTGATCGAATCCCCCTGCATACTGGTCTGCTCCATCGACATGAAGACCGGCTATTGCTTCGGCTGCGGGCGCACGCGCGACGAGATATCAGGCTGGATCGCGATGACGCCGGAGACACGTCGCGCCGTCATGGCCGAGCTACCGGCCCGGCTTCAGACGGTGGAGCGCCCGCCGCGAAGGGAAACGCGGCGCACCCGCATGGCGCGCGAACGCTCGGAGCAATCCTGA